A single window of Onychomys torridus chromosome 8, mOncTor1.1, whole genome shotgun sequence DNA harbors:
- the Bcl6b gene encoding B-cell CLL/lymphoma 6 member B protein, whose amino-acid sequence MGSPAAPEGALGYVREFTRHSSDVLGNLNELRLRGILTDVTLLVGGQPLRAHKAVLIACSGFFYSIFRGRAGVGVDVLSLPGGPEARGFAPLLDFMYTSRLRLSPATAPAVLAAATYLQMEHVVQACHRFIQASYEPLGISLRPLEAEPPSPPTAPPPGSPRRSEGHPDPPTESRSCSQGSRSPASPDPKACNWKKYKFIVLNSQTSQAGSLVGESSGQPCPQARLPSGDEASSNSSSSEEGPMSGLQSRLSLATTTARFKCGASANSPYLFTPRAQETSGSTSKQLHPPPGGEFFSCQNCETVAGCSSGLDPLAPGDEDKPYKCQLCRSAFRYKGNLASHRTVHTGEKPYRCSICGARFNRPANLKTHSRIHSGEKPYKCETCGSRFVQVAHLRAHVLIHTGEKPYPCPTCGTRFRHLQTLKSHVRIHTGEKPYHCDPCGLHFRHKSQLRLHLRQKHGAATNTKVRYHILGGP is encoded by the exons ATGGGTTCCCCAGCAGCCCCAGAGGGAGCGCTGGGCTATGTCCGAGAGTTCACGCGTCACTCCTCCGACGTGCTTGGCAATCTGAATGAGCTGCGCCTGCGCGGGATCCTCACTGACGTCACGCTGCTGGTTGGCGGGCAACCCCTAAGAGCACACAAGGCAGTTCTTATCGCCTGCAG TGGCTTCTTCTACTCGATTTTCCGAGGCCGAGCAGGAGTCGGAGTGGATGTACTCTCTCTGCCTGGGGGGCCAGAAGCCAGGGGCTTTGCTCCACTTCTGGACTTCATGTACACTTCAAGGCTTCGCCTCTCCCCAGCCACTGCACCAGCTGTCCTTGCGGCTGCCACTTATTTGCAGATGGAACATGTAGTCCAGGCATGCCACCGCTTCATCCAAGCCAG CTATGAACCTCTAGGCATCTCCCTGCGACCCCTGGAGGCAGAACCCCCAAGCCCACCCACAGCCCCTCCACCAGGCAGTCCCAGGCGCTCAGAAGGACACCCAGACCCCCCTACTGAGTCTCGAAGCTGCAGTCAAGGCTCTCGGAGTCCAGCCAGCCCAGACCCCAAGGCCTGCAACTGGAAAAAGTACAAATTTATTGTGCTAAATTCTCAGACTTCACAAGCAGGGAGCCTGGTTGGGGAGAGCTCCGGTCAGCCTTGCCCCCAAGCCAGGCTCCCTAGCGGAGATGAAGCCTctagcaacagcagcagcagcgaaGAAGGACCCATGTCTGGTCTCCAGAGCAG GCTATCTCTAGCTACTACCACTGCGCGATTCAAATGTGGAGCTTCAGCAAATTCCCCCTACCTCTTCACACCCCGGGCGCAAGAGACTTCTGGATCGACTTCTAAGCAGCTTCACCCACCACCAG GAGGTGAGTTTTTCAGCTGCCAGAACTGTGAGACTGTGGCTGGTTGCTCATCGGGGCTGGACCCCTTAGCTCCGGGGGACGAGGACAAGCCCTATAAATGCCAGCTGTGCCGCTCTGCCTTCCGTTATAAGGGCAACCTGGCTAGTCACCGCACGGTGCACACAG GAGAAAAGCCCTACCGCTGCTCCATCTGCGGAGCACGTTTTAACCGACCAGCTAACCTAAAAACGCACAGCCGCAtccattctggagagaaaccctacaagtgtgagACGTGCGGCTCGCGATTCGTCCAG GTGGCACACCTACGCGCACACGTGCTGATCCACACCGGAGAGAAGCCCTATCCATGTCCCACTTGCGGAACCCGCTTCCGCCACCTACAGACCCTCAAAAGCCACGTTCGCATCCACACCGGGGAGAAGCCGTACCAC TGCGACCCCTGCGGCCTGCATTTTCGGCACAAGAGTCAACTACGGCTGCACCTGCGTCAGAAACACGGGGCCGCCACCAACACGAAAGTGCGCTACCACATCCTCGGGGGGCCATAG